One Spirochaetota bacterium genomic region harbors:
- a CDS encoding DUF4070 domain-containing protein, whose translation MHRKILMIYPEFPTTYWSFKHSLAFVNKKSSIIPLGLITVASLLPEDWESKLVDMNVEPLRREDVEDADMVFLSAMIVQRRSFDEVVRLCNECGTPVVAGGPFPTALHGEISGVDHFVLNEAETTLPGFIRDYEAGNAKHLYESQERPDITKTPAPRFDLVDFSKYQNAAIQNSRGCPYNCEFCDIIELFGRNPRFKDPDQFVREMDLAYRNGARGSIFIVDDNFIGNKRKVKELLRKIIEWQREHAYPFALFTEASVDLAADDELLALMVEAGFDMVFVGIETPDAAALAECSKGQNLRSGLFESVEKIQRAGIEVTAGFIVGFDSDGDDIFDRQIDFIQRAGIPMAMVGLLSAITGTQLYRRLEKEGRLKADNNWQGSNTNDLQLTFVPRMPEARLVEGYKKIIATIYSPRRYFERCRVFIDRLPAASVRTDPPLTMTDIRAFFLSLVKQTFSRYGLSYLRFLARVALRNPSAFALAVRFAIKGYHLFIMTRDILKADEYSTYLGRVQGFVRESIARLGAISESVHALEVEKIEKRLALLVKTLGRKYRRLNGEMRIFYAAQFREAQAFFSGSISSLKKNSPY comes from the coding sequence ACCGCTGCGCCGCGAGGATGTCGAGGATGCCGACATGGTGTTCCTCTCCGCGATGATCGTGCAGCGGCGCTCGTTCGACGAGGTGGTGCGGCTCTGCAACGAGTGCGGCACGCCCGTGGTCGCGGGCGGACCTTTTCCCACTGCGCTTCACGGCGAAATCAGCGGAGTCGATCACTTCGTGCTGAACGAGGCGGAGACGACGCTCCCCGGCTTCATACGGGATTACGAGGCCGGGAACGCGAAACATCTTTACGAAAGCCAGGAGAGGCCCGATATCACGAAAACGCCCGCCCCGCGCTTCGACCTGGTCGATTTTTCAAAATACCAGAACGCGGCGATCCAGAACTCGCGGGGCTGTCCCTATAATTGCGAGTTCTGCGACATCATTGAATTGTTCGGACGAAACCCGCGGTTCAAGGACCCGGACCAGTTCGTGCGCGAGATGGACCTGGCGTATAGGAACGGGGCGCGCGGCTCCATCTTCATCGTGGACGATAATTTTATCGGGAACAAGCGCAAGGTGAAGGAGCTGCTCAGGAAAATAATCGAATGGCAGCGGGAGCACGCGTATCCCTTCGCGCTCTTCACCGAGGCGAGCGTCGATCTCGCGGCCGACGACGAGCTGCTCGCGCTCATGGTCGAGGCGGGTTTTGACATGGTGTTCGTGGGTATCGAAACCCCGGACGCCGCGGCGCTCGCGGAATGCAGCAAGGGCCAGAACCTGAGATCGGGGCTCTTCGAGTCCGTGGAAAAGATCCAGCGCGCGGGGATCGAGGTCACGGCGGGATTCATCGTGGGCTTCGACAGCGACGGGGACGATATTTTCGATCGGCAGATCGATTTCATCCAGCGGGCGGGAATTCCCATGGCCATGGTGGGCCTTTTGAGCGCCATCACCGGAACGCAGCTCTACCGGCGCCTCGAAAAGGAGGGACGCCTCAAGGCCGATAACAACTGGCAGGGCAGCAATACCAACGATCTCCAGCTGACATTCGTTCCCCGCATGCCGGAAGCGCGGCTCGTCGAGGGATACAAAAAAATAATCGCCACGATCTACTCGCCGCGCCGCTACTTCGAGCGATGCCGCGTGTTCATCGACCGCCTTCCGGCGGCCTCCGTGAGGACCGATCCGCCGCTCACCATGACCGATATCCGCGCGTTTTTTCTCTCGCTCGTGAAGCAGACCTTCTCGCGTTACGGGCTGAGCTACCTGCGCTTCCTCGCCCGCGTCGCCCTTAGAAATCCGTCGGCGTTCGCGCTTGCGGTCCGCTTCGCCATCAAGGGCTATCACCTGTTCATCATGACCAGGGACATCCTGAAGGCGGACGAGTATTCCACGTATCTCGGCCGCGTGCAGGGCTTCGTGCGCGAGAGCATCGCACGGCTGGGCGCGATTTCGGAGAGCGTCCATGCGCTCGAGGTCGAGAAGATTGAGAAAAGGCTCGCGCTCCTGGTAAAGACGCTCGGGAGGAAGTATCGGCGGCTCAACGGGGAGATGAGGATTTTTTACGCCGCGCAGTTCAGGGAAGCGCAGGCGTTTTTCAGCGGATCCATTTCGAGCCTGAAAAAGAACAGCCCGTACTGA